The following is a genomic window from Hypomesus transpacificus isolate Combined female chromosome 14, fHypTra1, whole genome shotgun sequence.
GGGTCCCCAGGTGGCACTGAATAGGCTAATCTGCTGCCACTCTCCGGTCCAGCTAAGGGGACAGGGATGCTCACCGACACCAGGGCCTCGGTGACGCTGGTCAGGACGGCCGGGCGCAGGGAGTGGACCAGGATCTTGTGCTCCGTCACTGCCAGCACCAGCAAGGTGGCTGCGTTTTTAGGACCCAGGTTCATCAGCAGAGTGGAGAGGCTTCCACCGCTGTCACACATAGAATCACACAAACAGTTAGATAACTACCGTAACTAActtgtgtatatacagtgcagAAGGACATTTATGCATCTCTGTGGTTCTTAGCTGGCCAAACAGACGGTCTTGCAGTACctgaggggtagaggagaggagaccggCTGGCTCAGCATCAGGCTATCGTGTGGAGACAGCTGTAAAGGGCACATAAACGAACGCTGGTTCACATGCGACCCTGTTTAAATACAGCCCTGGTAGTGCTCCACGACCCATCAGTGCCAACAGCCACTTTACAACCGAACCCAAACCACGAGAGAAACCTATGCCAGCACACTATTGGGACCCCAAAGTGGAGCTCACCTGAACGAGGATGCGTGGTCTCTGTGAGGAGGGAAACGGGACTTTGTACATGAAGTGAGAAATGTGCCTGTGGACAGAGAACCAAACTGTGAGACTACTTGGAATAGATGAAAGGCTTCATCCGACCGACACGTATTGACTTACAAAGGCTTtgttgtcgctttggataaaagcgcctgctaaatgcattaatgtaaaatgtaaggtGAATGCTTTGTGGAACACTATCGAGAGCACTCACTTTTCGATGGGCAAAGCGTGGGGTCCGGAGATGGAGTAGCGGtagaggaaggtgaggaagcTCCTGAAGGAGTCGAAGAAGGGCCAGTGTGACAGCAGGCAGATGCTCTTGTTGGTGTGAACGGTCTTGGTGTCCTCCGGCCGGAGCTCTGTGCTGGGGAGACCCAGCTGAGAGCGCTGTCTCTCAGTCAGACTCTCCTCTGGGTAAGGCTCGTAGAACTGAATGGCAGCTCCATATACCTGAACATGATgggcacacacataaacagacacagaATTTAAGATGACCTAGAAATTTGAATACACGTATCGGCATATGCAGAAATCACGTGGGCTACTCTTTCAAAAAACTGAAAAGGGGAAATCGAATATTTTATTGAGGGAAAAAGCAATTGTGTGGCAACAAATTACTGTAGTTTTCCTTTTTATCAAGCCAGAGCATAACAAATATTCTCAGTTTTTTTAAGTCATCAcacctaaataaataaaacatagcAGGGTTTTATGCTGCCAGAGAACAGCCTGGAAAAAAAGAGGTTCAATATGGTGAGCTGGGTGCGCTGATGAGGACAATGTTCAGGATTTGTAAAGTAGTCCAAGCAGAGCAGGACAACCTATTATTGATTGGCAAATTTCAAAGCAGTCCAgtaggttgagtgtgtgtgcattgagGTCTGGAAGGCGGTCTTTTACCTTTTCTCCAGAGGCTCCAGTCAGGACGAATGTGGAAAAGACCGGCAGGGAGTGTTTGGTGTGGGCTGGCCAGTACTCCATGGTCACCCCCATGGGCAGACAGAACAAAGGGACAGACTCAGGCAGGGGAAATGACTCATAATCCTCCTCAGGGTATCGACAGAGCAGACCTACACAGAAATAAACATGACAAACAATCATGAATCTTTAGTGATCTTTAGAGACTCTTCTGTTTCACAGCAAAAAGGAACATAACTTTACCTGCTTTGTATGCAATCGTGTTGGTTTTAGCTACAGACTTCTTGTAACACAGGTAGACAGAAGACCCCCACTGAAAATGACACATGGATCAAGCAATTAGACAGAAATGGGGACAAGATCTTTGCATGCGTGTACATTATGTTATGTTAGGGATTTCAGTCGTATCTCACCATGCTGCTGTTAAGGTTCTTGTCCACCTTGCAGAAAGTGTGAGGGGGCGTCTCCCCTTTGGCCGGAACGATGACACAAACATCTGTGACGGCCAATGAGGTGTGTGGTTGGCTCTGGGAGACACGGCGGTAGGTGATGTAGATGCGCTGGGAGGAGGAGTTGCTTATGTTTGCCGGGCGACCAGAGGGCGTGGTCTGGACGATGTGACAGCCAGACTTCAGTTTCTCCTTCCACTCATACAGAACTCTGAAAGTGACGCATTGAAACACTACTGTGAGATTGTTGTCATGGCAAAGGTAGTGAGGGGGCAACTGTAGACAAAAAGTGGAGACTGCGCCATTTTATGATCTAGGAAGAGTCTAAACACTCATTAAAAttacattacaaaacaaattTCCCCGAGTGGGATAAATAAAAAATGGACTTGACTTGACCTAAAAAAGGGAAAGTGACGCTATTGAAGAATCTCAGGGGGAGGGATAACAGCTGCTTGGTGAGAGAGGGGTCAGTGACAGGAGATTACTCACCCGAGATCAGTGAGAGGTGGCTTATCTTTGCCCCTCTTGTAGCAGAGGAAGATCTGTGGGCCTCTGAGACTGGCTCCGTTCAGCTCTGCTGAGAGCCCAGAGGGGGTGACATCCACACAGGTATAGCCCTGGGGCACCTCCTCCCCCATGGAGCGAATCACTACAGCCACATCAGTGATGGGGGCTTTGGGCTTGGCAGACCTGTGGCAGGCATCGTCAAAGTGGAGCTCCTCGTCCAGGGGCTTAGAGGAATCTGTGAGGCCAGCAACCACAAAGTAGTCTGCTACACGAGGCCCTTTGTCCTCCATCATGTCCCCATTCCCACACTGAGGCCAGGAAGAAACAGGGAAAGGATTacacatattttttatttaggtcATTCATTTCTGtcagtgggttagggttataatTTGAGTTTGAGACACAGTCCATAAGACGAATACACACACTGCCCTTAAACACATGGGCACAGAGCATCTGGAAACAGTTATGCATTCCTTTCCTGGAAGCAACCGCATCATATATCAGCAAAAATGTCGGCAGTGCCGAGGATGTACATGCCGTGACAGCGTATCTGAAGTGAAACACATCCCTTCTTAAAAAGGTTGAACATGACAACGGCCAGGAGTCATACAAGTCCCGAGACAGGTCTGTATGTCAGAGCCTTGACAAGACTGTGAATGATAGAGTGGTGAGGGACTGAAGGAAGCCATGttcatgatgacatcacagagccAGGCACTCGGGGAGCGCTCCATACTGGGGTAGCTAATTGTGCTTGGGCTAAAGGGCCTGCTGCTTTATCTCCCCCAACAgctcctctgccctctctctgctgctgataAACAGGCGGCAGGCTTCACTTCCCTAAAGGATGCTATGAACTTAGCATCTAGCAAGTCCCTTCTCGGTGCTGGACATGTCACTACTTGGCAGTCAGGCAGgaatgcaggcaggcaggcaggttcTCTGTCCACATCTTAAGTTATTTTCTTTTATTAGACTTAGTCTGTTGGCTTTCTGTGGCGTTCCCTAATGTGCCAGAGTCAAGCGACTAAGACCTAAGCACTGCTTACAGGCTTAGAAATGAAACTGACCCACAAGAGGAGAACCTGGAAATAGCTGGGGGAATTCCACGCACTGGGCCGAGTCTACTGCTTTGCCACACGACACACTGAACTGAGCTTAGAGGCATAAACGGTCCACATCACGCTGTTAGACTGGAAAGAGTCAATCTAAGAATTATAGTACTGAAATCCACACTCCATTAAATGTGTATGAGAGTGGTGGCAACCAAAATATAAACCAAGGGTCAAATTCATACCATGACATCTGTGCTAATAAAAGTATCATAATGTTGTACATGTTCTAAGTTATTCAATGAATATGCTAAAGAACAAATTACTTATTCAAATGATACATCATTTCTGTAAATTATTAAACAAAACCTCCACAATGGGCCCATTTCCTTATAAGTCTGTCCCTATGAAAAAACACAGTTTAACACAGACTAGACAGATAACTGAGCACCTGCTGCATTGATGATTTAAATGAAAATAGAGATCTACCCCCATACACACCTTCATTTTAAATGATATAAATGCTGCTAAATATACAGCTGCGAGCACAGCAGATGTGTCACTTAATACATGACAGATTTAGGATTAAAAATAGAAGTAATCTCCTGCTCCAACGACCACAtcatcctctgcctcctccccctgaaTAGTGGGCAGAGACCTCAAAATTGTTACTAATCCTCACCATAGCAATATTTTTTTCGGACGGAAATCAAACCATCATTCCCTCATTTGCTGAACAGGAGAGAACTATTATTTTAAAGATGCTGTCAAtctttgaaaaaaagaaatactaCTCAGTTTTATCAGAAGACATACAGCACAGCATATCTAGAGAGAAGATGTTGAGGTCAAGttgttcaaaacaaaataatgtatgataaaaaaaaaacctgtacttccatttaaaatgaaacTTCTAGAATGACATGACACAGTGAAAGCATAACACATCACTGGgtcagagagaaaagggaactCTTGAAGAGATCAACGCATTTATCAGTGAGACTTTCAACATAAACGTGGTAAAGATCCGGCTCAAGACCACGAATATCCTCCCAAGACCTGCTTACAAAAGCAAATTGcctgcattacatgacaaacagAGTATCTCTTTGGTTGTTAGGAAAGAGGAACTCCTTGTGTGGTTGTCAAGAAGACAGAAATGTCCAGGAAATATTTCCCAATAGTGACGCATTAATGTcctattttttatatttaccaCTAATGCGTCAcataacaacatcaacattgttTTCCCCTCTCTGGACACCATCAAGAGAACGAGCATTTCAAATGAGCTGAGGactaaggtaaaaaaaaaagaaggtatTTCTCATGTTCAAGAGTAGGTCCTACTCTTCTTGTCAAATAATGGGAAATGTAAGTGTATGGGAGGCAGCTGTCCAAAAACAGTGGAattcagaaagacagaaagtggCCTATACAAACAGGTGAAGTTGTGGGTTTAGGGCTGTAGTAACAACCAGTGACACCAGCCTGTCAAGCTCTTCATTAGGAGGGCTCTTGTTAACAGCAGGAGGCCAGGGAGAATGGACAGACTAGTCTGGGAGGAAACACCACAACATTTCACTTGGGCTAGCATCTGTTCCCCCTTAGCCCGTCAGCCTCGTTCCACTCCCTCAACAATGGTAACACGCATTCCAAATGCTTTTAGTGACCAATGAATTATTGTGGAGAAAACTGTAGAAATGGTATCTTGTCTAGGCTATTCCCACTGacgataggctacatttaggTTGTTAGTGGCAATCTATATAACATGCCTTTCGCCTGTTCAGGTCATATAAAAATGAAATGTgtctgaaaaacaagcaattgaaTAACAATGTCTCAAATCATATTTCCATTATTTTCCGAAATATTCCCACCGGACAGGGATGGAGAAGCTCGTTCCCGAGGTATCCTCAAGCTGATAACATCAACCTCAGTGTAAACATTACGGCCACGGACGGTTTGTCAAATGCCGAACAATTTAACTCGAATACTCCAAAAAACAAGTCCAGCATGCACTGATGCACTTAATCGAGCAAAAGCTTTGACAGATTACTACTCATAGTTTAATGTATATACAAATTGTATATACAAATAAGGGTGTAATATAGATTAAATTGCAAATAATTGTACTCACATCGGGATCACACAATAATAATTGTCCAATCAATAGGCCCTAGTTAGTCGAAAAATGTCGCAGCTATGTACGTAATTGTGAAGTTTTATTCTCCTTCAGTAGCTGTAGAAATATTAATATACTAAAAACACGTCTATCACGGTCGGTAGTCTACACATCGCTAAGAACGCTGCTTTACGGAGACCAAATTCACGTGACCGCGCATACTACGTCATTGGTGACACTGCCTCACGCTCATTATCATTTGATGGGCCCTGACAAATCCATATTCTAAATTCCCCAAAATACTTGTACTTGTTTTCGGGTTTTCTAATCCTGTGAACTGGGTAGATAGTTCATCAAATATTCAACAGTGATTTCCGACTTGACAAAAACAGGACTGGAAAATAGCATAATTATTGACACGGCCATAATATTACCAAAGCAGAAACTCTACAATGCAATTTTACCAATTAATTGCAAATGATACATAGGCATACCACATAAGCTTCGGATGCATTATTGTCCTCGGTGTGTCCATCCCGAAACACTCCATAGCCACTAGATGGCGCAAGTGGGCTCCGGTGTGCTGCGAGGGAAAAaacaacaggaacaggaagtgacccaCGTGAATTCggcttgttgtgttgtgtttgagaaGCAGGGAAGGACTACTTGTCAtaaagctagcaagctagctaagtCAGTTGCTAGAAATGATCATGCCAAACTTGTAGCTTTACAAAATATTACGTGGCTACTTTATCAGCTTTATGTTGCATAGCAGTTCCTGCACAGCGGATATATCCAAGAATACAAGCCAGTTAGCCGCTACGGTGAGGCATTTCATGTCTAACGGCTAGATAGCTATCAGATTGAGGGTTGTCAACAGACCGTTATAAAGCTTGTCAGTCGCGCGGTAGTCTCTTACCGTTGGGTTAGCATAGACTAGAAAAATCGGCGCAAGTTCATTTCTGTGGAGGTACTCGCGACTAACTTTATTGTCTACTTTTGTGTCCCAGATTCATGGAATGATCTGAAGGAGCCATCAGACAGTAACCATGCACAGTCGTTTGCAGGAGCTAAAAAAGGAAGAGGAGACTCTTCTGAAAATCAAAGTCATGCTGCAAGATCAGCTCAACCGGCTGAAAGTGAGTCCGAGTGTGTTGTAGAGTTTACTGGGTTGGATATTTGGAGCTCATGTATGCTAATCTTAGAATCATTAATTaactcagtggttctcaatcctggtcctcgggcccccctgccctgcacgttttagacgtttccctgctccaacacacctgattcaaataaatgggtcatTATCAAGCTCAACAGTatcctgataacgacccattcatttgaatcaggtgtgttggagaagggaaatatctaaaacgtgcaggataGGGGGGCCtaaggaccaggattgggaaccactgaattaactgtttttgttgttgtgttttagtTTGAAGAAGGGGCGTTAAAATCCATCATCAATTCCCAGATAGAGGAAGGACATTCTGAACCTGCTACTCCTGAGGTATCCCATTTTCCCATTTTGGAGTGATTTTCCCAATAGTAAACTagtaaaaaataacaaaatgcATAGATTTCATATCCCACACTTCTGAGATGGATGTAGTTAGATTATGTGATGAAAATGAATCAAGCAGAGACAGCACAGGGTTATTTCAGCACATGGTTACCTCACCTGTTATTCTGTATGTTGGTCTTCTTTGCTTCAAACACCTTGTTTATGCATGGGTCGAGTTAGAGTTGGATAGTAACTTGTATTTCTTttattctgaggctttttgtaAACCCCAACTTGCCACACAAAATGTAGATTTTTTTGTTGCGACTATCAGCTCTATAGCTCACTGGGTCGGTTGGTTGGTCCACAAACCAACCAGCTGTTGCGGATTTGCACTTGTTAATATGAGTATATATTTGCTTACAGGTTCCAGTCAACCCGGATGATGAAAATCAAATCAACCAGACCAAACTCCTCCTCAGTGCGCCTGTGGATTATaatatggaggaagaggaggaggaggaggaagaagaggaggaagatgatgaaAATGTGCTTGAAGTAGTGCctgaggaagacgaggaggaggaagaggaggattatTACTGAGATTCCAATTGCACTGTCAATAGTCCAAGGAGTTCAGATATCTGCAACACGTGTGTAAATGGACAGTTGGTTCTTTTTTACTTGTTTTGATTCCTTTGTTAGTAAgtttattatttattggagTGGACTTAAGTGTTGAGATCAGCTACACAACAAACTGGAAGGGAGTTCATCCTTGCGTATGTCAATACCTGTCATTTGTATTGGTCACCATAGAGTTGTTGTTTGTAGTCACCTGTTCAGTGTCACTGGCATGGAGCATTCCAACTTGTTAGGTGCTTCTTATAAGCATTGATGTTGCACATCTATGGACTAAAGACAATTGTTCCCAAGCCTCAAGGTTCTAATGGAATGTGTGTATGGCTGGGCCATATAAGATGATCGACATAACTACAGTTCTGTACATGTTATTAGGGTTATTCATGAGCACAAAATAAAGAACTCCGTACATAAAAAGATTGATGGATGTACCTTTAAGATTTATTGTGTTGCAAATCACTCTTTACATCCTTAGCTCAGACATCTTAATCAAGTATTGTAAATGAGATCAACTATTGTTCACCTTCATAGGCTTATCATGGTGCTTTTTGAACTCAAC
Proteins encoded in this region:
- the snapc5 gene encoding snRNA-activating protein complex subunit 5; this translates as MHSRLQELKKEEETLLKIKVMLQDQLNRLKFEEGALKSIINSQIEEGHSEPATPEVPVNPDDENQINQTKLLLSAPVDYNMEEEEEEEEEEEEDDENVLEVVPEEDEEEEEEDYY